In Drosophila miranda strain MSH22 chromosome Y unlocalized genomic scaffold, D.miranda_PacBio2.1 Contig_Y3_pilon, whole genome shotgun sequence, a single window of DNA contains:
- the LOC117194529 gene encoding death-associated protein kinase related-like produces MFTEKGIFPISDGLLDVDAERFNGLLVSHDINEIYEVEQTPFARGKFAAVRRAIHKNTGSHFAAKFLKRRRRAQSSDKEIKHEIAVLILCEGEENIVNLNAVHETRSDTALLLELATGGELQTILDNEECLTEAQARHCMREVLKALKFLHDRSIAHLDLKPQNILLAGERIEDGLKLCDFGISRVLTDIWSVGVLTYVLLSGFSPFGGNTKQETFLNISQCALTFPDNLFGGVSPVAIDFIRRALRIKPNDRMSAAGCLEHVWLKDESSMDRQINGSVSSISKIPIATGKLLGSPISSTSTSTETTTAIHTLTSNGHGQSNTVCLSAKPTQIVTPTRRASDSDKENTYTATFVKKPPVQATIQLGSNGLDEFATVVATLTLFPDAPTTPKVIRKAPTGESHGSATSVKALVKKFQLEETLGRKRRPLSDDAAA; encoded by the exons ATGTTCACCGAAAAGGGAATCTTTCCCATAAGCGATGGCCTTTTGGATGTAGATGCCGAACGCTTTAACGGATTGCTCGTGTCGCATGACATCAACGAGATCTACGAGGTGGAACAGACGCCGTTTGCCAGGGGCAAATTCGCCGCCGTTCGCCGTGCCATTCACAAGAACACGGGCTCCCATTTCGCGGCAAAGTTCTTGAAGCGACGCCGACGCGCACAGAGCAGCGACAAGGAGATCAAACACGAGATCGCCGTCCTAATACTCTGCGAGGGCGAGGAGAACATTGTCAATCTGAATGCGGTGCACGAGACCCGTTCGGACACAGCCCTGCTGCTGGAACTGGCCACTGGTGGCGAGCTGCAGACCATACTGGACAACGAGGAGTGCCTGACAGAGGCCCAGGCCCGCCACTGCATGCGAGAGGTGCTGAAGGCTCTCAAGTTTCTCCACGACCGATCCATTGCCCACCTGGACCTCAAGCCACAGAACATTTTGCTCGCCGGCGAGCGTATTGAAGATGGCCTCAAGCTCTGTGACTTTGGGATCTCGCGC GTGCTGACGGACATCTGGTCCGTGGGCGTTCTCACCTATGTCTTGCTCTCCGGCTTCTCGCCCTTTGGCGGGAACACCAAGCAGGAGACCTTCCTCAATATCTCGCAGTGTGCGCTCACCTTTCCGGACAACCTATTTGGTGGCGTCTCGCCAGTGGCCATCGATTTCATACGCCGCGCATTGCGAATTAAGCCAAACGATCGCATGAGTGCCGCTGGATGCCTGGAACATGTCTGGCTGAAGGATGAGAGCTCGATGGATAGACAAAT CAATGGGAGCGTTAGCAGCATCTCAAAAATACCCATTGCCACCGGGAAGCTCCTGGGAAGCCCCataagcagcaccagcaccagcacagaGACAACGACAGCCATACACACGCTGACCAGCAATGGACACGGACAGAGCAACACGGTCTGCCTGTCCGCCAAGCCCACTCAGATCGTGACACCCACACGTCGAGCCTCCGACTCGGACAAGGAGAACACATACACGGCGACATTTGTGAAGAAGCCCCCGGTGCAGGCCACCATCCAGCTGGGCAGCAACGGCCTCGACGAGTTCGCCACAGTGGTGGCCACCCTGACACTCTTTCCCGATGCGCCCACCACACCGAAAGTGATCCGCAAGGCACCCACGGGAGAGTCCCATGGATCGGCCACCTCGGTGAAGGCTCTTGTCAAGAAGTTTCAGCTGGAGGAGACGCTA GGAAGGAAAAGGAGGCCcctttctgatgacgctgccgcctga